One Rosa chinensis cultivar Old Blush chromosome 5, RchiOBHm-V2, whole genome shotgun sequence genomic region harbors:
- the LOC112201808 gene encoding vascular-related unknown protein 4-like — MEDSLNSMMEKARSSSESPEESSWTMYLEDFLTNSHHHDDQQHSSSFSSGYENHSIVSDAASSISKNLSNICNEEVLGFSDRSSSSCIIKRKAKKALLHDDALEDTATSPVNSPKVCNLYHSADMKQNLQNDNRDIISKEKGSTSGNVDATSPTELDFNRRESDCTDLKLKKKGLCLVPFSMVANYFG, encoded by the exons ATGGAAGACTCGCTGAACTCTATGATGGAAAAAGCTCGTTCTTCTTCTGAGTCGCCTGAGGAGAGTAGTTGGACCATGTACTTGGAAGATTTCTTGACAAACAGTCATCATCACGACGATCAACAGCACAGTTCATCTTTCTCCTCCgggtacgaaaaccattccataGTCTCTGATGCTGCTTCTTCGATCAGCAAAAATTTAAGTAATATCTGTAACGAAGAAGTTTTAGGGTTTAGCGACAGATCATCATCCAGCTGCATCATCAAAAGAAAAGCCAAAAAAGCTTTACTTCATGATGATGCCTTGGAGGATACAGCTACTTCTCCTGTAAATAGTCCCAAG GTTTGTAATCTATACCATTCAGCAGATATGAAACAAAATCTGCAGAACGATAATAGAGACATCATTTCTAAG GAAAAAGGAAGTACTTCTGGCAATGTAGATGCGACAAGTCCTACTGAATTGGATTTTAATAGGAGGGAAAGTGACTGCACAGATCTAAAGCTGAAGAAAAAAGGACTTTGCTTAGTTCCATTTTCTATGGTCGCCAACTACTTTGGTTGA